One genomic region from Phragmites australis chromosome 1, lpPhrAust1.1, whole genome shotgun sequence encodes:
- the LOC133924069 gene encoding uncharacterized protein LOC133924069, producing the protein MECNKDEAQRAKEIAEKKFAARDLQGAKKFALKAQALFPGLEGIVQTIATLDIYLASEVKVAGEKDWYSILSVATTADDETLKKQYRKLVLQFHPDKNKSVGAEGAFQMVQEAYTVLSDKTKRAVYDQKRNIRVLQQRTFQSSKASGAPGAANGFYNVATAASKATVYKQTAGPATRAVRPRPPQPPTPSAPPPVPAPTPPLAKPPTFWTSCNKCKMNYEYLKVYLNHHLRCPSCREPFLAKEVPMPPTENVVQDSDINGANQNASSNRNFQWGPFSRAAGPASATASSAAAAQAANVVHQTYEKVRREREEAQATARREEALRRKYNPLKRHANMSENVNLGTGDVASGKKIRTMGKDAGVGSSSVVSGPGANCCRVPGGSISFSTNSGAYGFQGFNGGPNWKPRPPVRVNLSKTPPFDVRSILLEKAKSELKNKLTDRKTSQVAASGKVSKKHVVKENGGDDGTLASDDHTTKKDSHVDPEENGSGDSTDAENEDDDTLSYNVPDPDFHDFDKDRTEESFQSDQIWATYDDEDGMPRYYAFIQKVLSLKPFKLRISFLTSRTNSEFGPLNWVSSGFTKTCGDFRICRYENCDILNMFSHQIKWEKGQRGVIKIYPQKGDIWAVYRNWCPDWDEGTPDNELHAYDVVEVLDDYDEDHGISVIPLVKVAGFRTVFQHHQNSNATKKIPKEEMFRFSHQVPFYRMSGEEAPNVPKDSYELDPAAISKELLQDITETAKEVDS; encoded by the coding sequence ATGGAATGCAACAAGGATGAGGCCCAAAGGGCGAAGGAGATTGCGGAGAAGAAGTTCGCAGCCAGGGACCTGCAGGGTGCCAAGAAGTTTGCCCTCAAGGCTCAGGCTCTCTTTCCTGGGCTTGAAGGCATTGTTCAGACGATCGCCACCTTGGATATCTATCTTGCTTCGGAGGTGAAGGTTGCTGGGGAGAAGGATTGGTACTCGATCCTTTCTGTCGCCACAACAGCAGATGATGAAACTCTGAAGAAACAGTACAGGAAGTTGGTTCTTCAGTTCCACCCTGACAAGAACAAGTCAGTGGGCGCTGAGGGTGCTTTTCAGATGGTCCAAGAGGCGTATACGGTGCTATCTGATAAAACCAAGAGAGCAGTATATGACCAAAAGAGGAATATAAGGGTACTCCAACAGAGGACATTTCAATCGAGTAAAGCAAGTGGTGCTCCTGGTGCAGCCAATGGCTTCTACAATGTTGCAACTGCTGCTTCCAAGGCGACAGTATACAAGCAAACAGCAGGACCAGCAACCCGTGCAGTGCGCCCGCGCCCACCTCAACCTCCAACCCcatccgctcctcctcctgtgcCTGCTCCTACTCCACCTTTGGCGAAGCCCCCTACATTTTGGACCTCATGCAACAAATGCAAGATGAATTATGAGTACCTCAAGGTGTATCTAAATCACCATCTTCGCTGCCCTAGCTGCCGTGAGCCATTCCTAGCAAAAGAGGTACCAATGCCACCAACTGAGAATGTGGTACAGGATTCAGACATCAATGGTGCAAATCAAAATGCAAGCTCTAATAGAAATTTCCAATGGGGTCCATTCTCAAGGGCTGCTGGCCCAGCTAGTGCTActgcatcatctgctgctgctgctcaagCTGCTAATGTGGTTCATCAAACGTATGAGAAAGttaggagagagagggaggaggcacaAGCAACAGCAAGAAGGGAGGAGGCTCTTCGGAGGAAGTACAACCCTCTAAAAAGGCATGCAAACATGTCAGAGAATGTTAATCTTGGGACAGGCGATGTTGCATCTGGTAAGAAGATAAGGACTATGGGTAAAGATGCTGGAGTTGGTTCTTCATCGGTCGTATCAGGTCCAGGAGCAAATTGTTGTAGAGTGCCAGGTGGAAGTATATCATTTTCTACCAACAGTGGAGCCTATGGGTTTCAAGGCTTTAATGGTGGACCCAATTGGAAACCCAGGCCTCCTGTTCGTGTTAATTTGTCCAAGACCCCTCCATTCGATGTTAGGAGTATTTTGCTGGAAAAAGCAAAAAGTGAGTTAAAGAACAAGCTAACGGACCGCAAAACATCTCAAGTTGCTGCTAGTGGAAAAGTGAGCAAGAAACATGTGGTCAAGGAAAATGGTGGGGATGATGGAACTCTTGCATCAGATGATCACACTACAAAAAAAGATTCTCATGTTGATCCAGAAGAGAATGGTTCTGGTGATAGCACAGATGCTGAAAATGAAGATGACGACACCTTGTCTTATAATGTTCCTGATCCTGATTTCCATGATTTTGACAAGGATCGTACCGAGGAATCTTTTCAGAGTGATCAAATTTGGGCTACATATGATGACGAAGATGGCATGCCTCGTTATTATGCATTTATTCAGAAAGTTCTTTCCTTGAAACCATTCAAGCTCAGAATAAGCTTTCTCACATCAAGGACTAATAGTGAATTTGGGCCTTTGAATTGGGTTTCTTCTGGCTTCACAAAGACATGTGGTGATTTCAGGATTTGTAGGTATGAAAACTGTGATATACTCAACATGTTCTCTCACCAGATTAAATGGGAGAAAGGTCAACGTGGGGTCATCAAAATTTATCCACAGAAAGGCGACATCTGGGCTGTTTATCGGAATTGGTGCCCTGACTGGGATGAAGGTACTCCAGACAATGAGCTCCATGCCTACGATGTTGTTGAGGTACTGGATGATTACGATGAAGATCATGGCATTTCTGTTATTCCATTGGTTAAGGTTGCCGGATTTCGAACAGTGTTTCAGCACCATCAGAACTCGAATGCCACCAAGAAGATTCCGAAAGAAGAGATGTTTCGGTTTTCACATCAAGTGCCTTTTTACAGGATGTCAGGGGAAGAAGCTCCAAATGTCCCCAAGGATAGCTATGAGCTAGATCCAGCTGCTATTTCTAAAGAACTTCTTCAGGATATCACAGAAACAGCGAAGGAGGTAGACAGCTGA